The nucleotide sequence CACTCGGCCCGGGTGCTGCTCTACAGCGTCGACTTCCACGACATCGAGCGCCTGCAGCAGGCCGGCGACTGGACCGCCGCCGGCGCGCAGCTGGCGGACGCGGCGCGCGCCCTCGAGCGTGGCGGGGCGGAGTGCGTCGTGCTCTGCACCAACACCATGCACAAGGTGGCCCCGGCCATCGAGGCGGCCGTGGGCATCCCCCTGCTCCACATCGCGGATGCCGCCGCCGCCGCCATTCAGGCCGAGGGCATCGGCCGCGTGGGCCTGCTCGGCACCCGCTTCACCATGGAGGATGGCTTCTACCGCGACCGGCTGCGGGATCGCCACGGTCTCGACGTGCTGGTCCCCGGGCCGGCGGACCGGGCCGAGGTGCATCGGGTAATCTACGAGGAGCTCTGCCTCGGCGACACGCGCGCGGCATCCCGCGACGCCTACCGGCGGGTGATCGCCGATCTCGTCCGGCAGGGGGCGGAGGGCGTGATCCTCGGCTGCACGGAGATCGGCCTGCTGGTCGACGCGGACGACAGCCCGGTGCCGCTGTTCGATACCGCCGCGATCCATGCCCGGTACGCGGCGGAGTGGGCTCAGAGCCGGTGACGCAGCCACCAGAGAAGCCACCACGGAAACACGTACCGGAATACTCGGGCGGCCCCGAAGCGTGGCGGGTCCGCGGGCTGCAGGCACCAGCAATGCAGACCGCACAGGCTTGGACGGTCCCCGGCCCGCGGCTGGCGTGACAGGCGTATGTCGCCGCCGCTCCGCATGACGGCCAGCCGGATCTCGGTCTCCGGTGCGTCGGCCTCGTGGCAGATCAGGGTCACGGCGCCGTCGGCGCCGGTGCCGAGTGCCCGGACCACGAGCAGCGGCTCGGCCAGCGGCGGCCGGGTCGGATCGTGCACCGGCTCGAGCAGGGCCAGGCCACCCTCGGCCAAGGTCTGACCCACGGCGGCGAGCGTCGCCTCCATGCGCGACCCGGCATCCCGGCCCCCCGGTGCGCGCAGGCTGAGCGTCACCCGCACCGGTGCGGCCCAGCCTGCCGCCGCGACGCTGCCGGCCAACGCGCGGCGGATCGGTGCGTCCGGGAGCCACGTCGTTGGCAGGCGTGCCAGCACCGCGCGCTCGACCAGGGAGCCGGGCAGGTTCGCTGTGAGCACCGCGGCAAGGCGGCCCGCCAGCCAGGGCTGCAGCCGCTCCCAGCGCGCTCGGTTGTCCGCGTCCGTGAGCCCGCCGGGACCGCAGATCGGGGGGCGCAGCCGGGCACGATAGTAGTCCGCGCTGAGCACGGCGCGCGTGAGGTTGATGATCGCGTCCCGGGACGGTGCGACGCTGCCATGCAGCGTCACCTGCTCGATGGCGCCGAAGGTCACGGCGAGCGGGCCGAAGGGGTCCTGCAGGCTGCGTCGGGCCTGGTCGGCCGACGCCCGGCGGATGGCCTCGTCGGTTTCTTCACCCGGTTCGATCGGCGTGCCCCAGGCGCCCGGGTCGTCGTACCCGGGGCGGAATCGGCGGCGCAGCCAGCTCAACCGCGGGGCCGGCCCCGGACGCCGCGCCGCCCCCGGTCCGGGGCGGCTTTCGGGGCAGGTTCGGCTTCCGGTGCCGCCGCCATCGCCTCGCGCATCCCCTGGTACCAGGCGTCGAGGCTCGCGAGCGCCGCCGGCGAGGCGCCCTCGGCCACCTCGAGCCGGGCACCACAGCCAGCGCAGGCGAGAGGGCGCCGGGCGAGGATCGCCTCCACGTAGAGCGGAACGGCGGTGCCGCAGAAGGGGCAGGGGGTGCTGCCCGGGGCGAGCGCGCCGCCGGCGCGCGGGGCCGAGGTCATGCCGGCTCCTCCCCCTCGGGCGTCGTCGCGTCGGGCTCCGCGGGCGGCGGAGAGGGGGGCGCCGGGCGCTGGCTGACCGACTCCGCCGCAAGGCTCAGCAGCCGCGCCAGCCCTTCGGGCATGTCCGACTGCTCGATGCGCACCTTCATGCGCAGCAGCATGTCCACGGAGCGGCGCTGGCTGGTGCGTTCCTCGCGGGCGAAGGTGGCGCGCAGGGTCGCCGGCGCGCCCGCCGCCGAGCGGGCCGCGGCAGGCAGGTGCCCGAGCATCTCGCGCTGCTGCTCGCCGGTGGCCTCGGTGGCGACGATCTTCACCGTGTAGTCCAGCTCGGCGTCGCGGATCTGCAGTGCCGGGATGGGCAGCAGGCTCAGCAGCGGGATCTCGACGTCCAGCGCCTCCTCGCTGCCATCGGCGCGCTGACGCCGGCGGCGGAAGCGCACCATCTGCAGACCGCCAAGCTCGCTCGGATCGTCGGACTGGGCTGGCTCGAAGCCCACGCCGCGCACGAAGCGCGCCGTCGCCCAGGCCGCCTGGGTCTCGGCCTCCACCAGGGCGTGGATCGGTGCCCCGATGAGCTGATCCAGCGAGAGCACGTTGTTCTGGCGCGGCTCGCCGTCTGCGGGCGCAGCGCCCCCTGCGCCGTTGTCGCCGCCGTTGTCATCGGGGTCCGCCATGACCGCTCTCCTATTCCGGGGTAAGGGAACGCTGGTAGCTGTAGGGTCCCGTCTTCACCTCGGTCCACACCGAGTTGCGCACCTCGGCGCGCACGCGGATCGAGGAGATCGCCGCTTCCTGCAGCTGCGCCAGGGTATGCCCGTTGATGTCCACCTCCAGGCGCACATCCGAGTTCTGGTGCCAGATCTCGCGGATCGGCGCATCGAGCCCTGTGACCACGCTGCGGAAGTCGTCGTGCTGGAGGGCGAAGTCGAGGACCGGATCGAGCGGCGTGTTCAGCGCCTCGGGGGCGACCCCGTCCCGCAGGTGGTTGGCGTGGGCCCAGAACATGGGCTGACGCAGGCCGCGCAGGGCGGTCTCGGCATCGAAGCTGCCGTCGGCGCGGATCAGGTGGGTATAGGACTCGATGAAGTAGCGCAGGATGTGCTGGCGCAGCTCGATGCGCAGCACGGTGGAGTTGAATCCCTTGCTCATCACGCGCTCGAGCTCGGTGCCCGTGTCCGGGTGCTGGGCGCTGTAGTCCCGGGCCAGGTCCAGATAGGTGGCGACCAGCTCCTCCACCGAGCGCTCCAGCAGGAAGGCCACATTGGCCTCGCGCCCCTCGGTGTTGACGTCGCTCGCCTTCACCTCGGTGATGCTGAACTTCAGGTCCACCTCCACCTCGGCGATGTCCGCCCGGGGCACCGGGAACTTGCGCAGCAGGAAGTCGCCCTCGTAGTAGCGGGCGATGGAGCGCGAGTAGAGGTCGGAGGCGAACCGGGCCTTGGCGAGGTCCCGCAGGAGCGCGCCGATTACCTGCTGCAGGTCAGCCACGGGGCCCCTCCCCGGTAGCCGGACGAGGGCGGAGCAGCGTCAGCAGCCACAGCGCCGTCGTGCTGCAGGCGCGGCGCCAGCGGGCGGCCACCTGCAACGGAATCCCGGCCGTGGGCGGCGGTGGCGGAGGCGGCGGGCATGGCCTCAGCCACCGGCGGCCGGCTTGTTGCGGGTCGCCTCCTCCTTTTTTTCCGGCTTCTCCACCGCCGGCGCCGGCGGCTCCTCGATGGTGTTGGTGAGGATCGCGAGCATCCGCGCGAGGCCGCCGGGCACGTCGTCCTGCACGGCGTGCACGTGCACGTCCACGGTGTGCTCCACGGAGTAGCGGGAGTCCTTGGTGGAGCGCGAGTCCTTCTTCGAGGAGTAGGAGGCCTGCATGCTCGCCTTGACGAACCAGTAGCTGCCCCCGACCTTGGCCTGCACCGAGCTCTCCTTGCTGGCCGAGCTCTCGTCGTGCGACTCCTCAGAGGCCGTGATGTTGGCCTTGAAATCGATGCTCATCTCGTCGATGCGCAGGAAGGGGATCGGCACGATGGTGAGCAGCGGCACCGTGATGGTGGTCTGGTTGTCGCCTTTGGTCGCGGTGAAGCTGATGCTGTTCACCTCGCCGTTCTTGTCGAAGCCCACCTCGCGGATGAACTTGACGGTGGTCATCGCCGCCTTGGCCTGCGCCTCCACGGCCGCATCCAGCGGCCCGCCGATCAACGTCCCGAACGGCAGGGACTGCAACGCACGATTCGCATCGGCCATGACGGCCTCCTCGGTGGGGACGCGCCGGCGCGGCGCGCATTCTCGCAAGGATAGACGGTGGTCGGGGAAATGCTCGGGGTTCGCCTGAAGCCGGCAAGCGCGCCGCAGTGGCCACCAGGCTCAACCGCCCGCAGGCACCCTTTTCGGCTCATCCGCGAAGGGGCTGAGGCCCAGCCAGGCCTGCATGGTCGTCTGCAGCTCGGGGGCGCCGACCAGATCAAGACGACCGCTGGCCAGTGCCGACTGTACGGTTTCAATGCCCATCCAGATTGCGGTCATCGTCCGCAGATCGGTGACGACGTACAGATCCACCTCGTTACCGGGATCGAGCATGCAGAGATCGACGGGATTCTCGACATCCGCCTTGTCGACGATCAGCCACCATTTCGCCTGCCCGCGGGTCACGTCGTGATACAGAAACTGAACCGTGATGCGCCTTGAAGGCAGCGGCGCCGGGTTCAGATTGCGCCGCATATCCCACATGAGCAGCGACGGGTCCAGGTTCCTGAGCGAGAGCTGGGACTCGAGCCAGCGATGGCCCCAGCGCCCGAGCGACATGATGACTGGGCGCAGTTCCTCACCCGCTTCCGTGAGCTCGTAGCCGGGGCTGCCGCTGCGGACGTCGATGCGGCGGTTGATCAGCCCCAGCTCTTCCAGCTCGCCGAGCCGCTTCGACAGCAGGGCCGGGGAAATCCGCGGCAGGCCGCGCCGCAGCTCGTTGAAACGGCGGCTGCCGCAGAGCAGCTCGCGCAGGATCAGGATCGTCCAGCGGGTGGCCAGCACCTCGCTGGCCATCGCGACGGGGCAGAACTGCCCGTAACCGCTCGCCGACACGGCTCCCTCCCCGCGGATGCGTCCGGCACGGCGCCACGTGTGTCTCCTCATCAGCAGGTTAGAACGTGACGGGTGGGTCCACCAGTTCAGTCGCAGAACTTGCCGGCGCAGCGGGCTCGGGCGGAGATTCACCGGTGCCGCCGGTCATGCATGGCGGCGGAAGGCAATCGAAGGTGAAGGCAGCCGAGTCCCTGGAGTACGGTCATGAGCGCAAATGCCGCAACGGAACACAATTCGGAGATGGAGTCCCTGAAGGCGCGCCTGAAGGCGACCTGGGAATGCGGGGATTACGGACACTTCGCGACGTACATGGCGTCGGGTGCCCTGGATTTCCTGGAGCGAATCGGCATCCAGCCGGGCGAGCGCGTGCTCGACGTCGCCTGCGGAGCGGGCCAGATCAGCGTTCCCGCGGCCAGGGCCGGTGCCCGCGTGACCGGGCTGGACCTCGCCGACAACCTGGTGGCGCAGGCTCGGGCCTGGGCCCGCGAGGAGGGGGTGGATGCGACCTTCGATCAGGGTGATGCGGAAGCCATGCCCTACGAGGACGCCTCGTTCGACGTGGTCGTCAGCCTGATCGGCGCGATGTTCGCCCCGCGGCCGGACCGGGTGGCCGCGGAGTTGCTGCGGGTGTGCCGGCCGGGCGGACGCATCGTGATGGGTAACTGGACGCCGGAAGGCTTCATCGGTGGCATGTTCCGGATCATCGGCAAGCATGTGCCGCCGTCGCCGCTGATGGTACCGCCCGCGAAATGGGGCGACCCGGAAACGGTCAAGGAGCGGTTCGGGAGCGGCGTCTCCAGCCTGGACCTGACCCGGCAGATCTACACGTTCGAGTACCCCTTCCCGCCCGCGGACGTGGTCGAGTTCTTCCGCGTCTACTATGGGCCGGCCAACCGCGCTTTCGCGGCGCTGGACGATTCCGGACAGGAGGCGTTGCGCCGGGACCTGGAGCAATGGTGGTCAGCCCATAATCAGGCAACGGATGGCGGCACGCGCTGCGAGGCGGAATACCTGCACGTCACCGCGATCAGGCGATGACCGGGCCGGATGCTGCCCGTCATCGCGGGGGCGGCTCTGCGTCACGAACTCCCTGGCGACCTCCTCGGCCGGGCGTCCGCTTCGCTCGATCTCCCCGCCCGGCAGGACGCGGCTATGCTGGATATGGGCAGGCGCAGAATCCGGGCCGTGCGGGGACGCCGCAGCGCGTTCCCGTGGAGCCGGCTGTGCCGGTACCGCTGGGGGGAATCTTGGACGTTTCCGGAAGAGCCCTGTGCCGCAAGCTCGGCGCCTTCGTGGCGCTGACCCCGGCGGAGCTGAGCGCCCTGGCGGCCCTGCAACGGCGCGTGCGGACAGTCGCGCCCGGGGCCTTGCTGGTGCGCAGAAGCCAGGCTGTGGATCGCCTGTTCGTTCTGTGCCGCGGTTGGAGCTGCTCCAGCAAGCTGCTGCCGGATGGCCGACGGCAGATTGTCAACGTGCAGATACCTGGGGACTTCGTAGGTCTTCGCGGTGTCCTGCAGCGCATGTCGGACCGCCGCTTCGAGCCGCTGCTGCCGGTCGAGATCGCGGAGGTCAGCGCGGCGGAGCTACGCGAGGTCATCCGCGCGCACCCCCGCATTGGTGCTGCGGTGCTCTGGGCTGCAAGCCGCGACGAAGCCATGCTGGCCGAGCGCCTCTTGAGCATCGGGCGGCGCAGCCCGCGAGAGCGCCTGGCGCATTTCCTGCTCGAGCTGGAGGCGAGGCTCACCCTGGTCGGCCTGACCTCGCCGGGCGGCTACCATTGCCCGCTGACGCAGCAGAATCTCGCAGACGTCCTGGGGCTTAGCGCCGTGCACGTGAACCGAGTGCTTCAGGAACTGCGCAAGCAGGGGCTGCTTACCTTTCAACGCAGCCGGGTCGTCTTCCAGGACCGCGAGGCGCTCCGCCGCCTGTCGGGCTTCGAGGGGCAATATCTCGACCAGGACGGCCCGGCTCTGCCGTGACCGAACCGGCGCGCCCGCCATGGAAGCCTTGCCTGGCCGCGAGTCCCCGCTCTGTACGCCGACGCGAAGAGCCGCCGCAGGGAACCCCGGCGGCGACCCGTTCATAGCCTATAGGTCTAGTTCCACTCGCCCCGATGCAGCTGGCGGTTGGCCTGGACCAATGCCTGGACACAGGCGCGTTCGTCACGCCTCGCGGCTGCCGCCTCGGCCTCCCGAACGTCCCTGTTCGCTGCGCTCTTTCCAGCGCCCGGATGGGCACGGTCGAGCTCCATGCGGATGGCGTTGATGCCGCTCTCGCAGCTCTGGGCCGCCTGGGCTGGCAGTGCCAAGGTCAGGGCAAGCACTAGGGCCACCGTCACGGTGGAAAGCACTCCGGAATTCGCTTTCATGGGAATCTCCTCGGCCATAAAGACGATCGGGCCTCGTCTTCCCGCGCGGCGCGCAGCGACCGGCCCGGCGACGCAACCTCGTCGCCCCGCGGGCACTCCTATGGCTGTCTGCCCGCGGTGACTGAATATGTGCCATCCCCGTTTGCCGCGCACTTACCGCGGATGGGTTTTCCCTGTGCTGCCGGTCACGATCACGGAACGCGCAGGTAGAGCGAGCATTGGCCACTTCCGCGCTCCCTGAGAGACAGCGGCCGCGGCAGGATGCCGAGGGAGGAATTCCTGCCGCGGCCCGGCCGTCCGCCGGAACAGTGAGTCGCCGCGCCGCTATTCGGCGAGGCGCTTCATCTCGCGGTAGAGGTCGGATTTGCCCTCGAAGCCGATGCCGGGCAGATCCGGCAGGGTGACGTAGCCGTCCTCCACCCGCACCCCGTCCGGGAAGCCGCCGAAGGGCTGGAACAGGTCCGGGTAGGACTCGTTGCCGCCGAGCCCGAGGCCCGCCGCGATGTTCAGCGACATCTGGTGGCCGCCGTGGGGGATGCAGCGGCTGCGGGACCAGCCGTGCTGGTGGAGCATGTCGAGGGTGCGCAGGTACTCCACCAGACCATAGCTCAGGGCACAGTCGAACTGCAGCCAGTCCCGGTCGGGGCGCAGGCCGGCGTAGCGGATCAGGTTGCGCGCGTCCTGCATGGAGAACAGGTTCTCGCCGGTGGCCATGGGCCGCTCGTAGTAGTTGCGCAGGGTCGCCTGCAGCTCGAAGTCCAGCGGGTCGCCAGGCTCCTCGTACCAGAACAGGTCGTAGCGCGAGAGCGCCTCGGCGTACGTGATAGCGGTGTCGAGGTCGAAGCGGCCGTTGGCGTCCACGGCGAGCATCTGGCCGTCCTGCAGGATGCCCAGCACCGAGTCGATGCGCCGCAGATCCTCCTCCAGCGCGGCGCCGCCGATCTTCTTCTTGACCACGGTGTAGCCGCGGTCGATGTAGCTCTGCATCTCGTCCTTGAGCTTGCTGTCGTCCTGCCCGGGGTAGTAGTAGCCGCCGGCGGCGTAAACGAACACCTTGCGGTCCGGCTCGCCGCTGCCGAAGCGCTCGGCCAGAAGCTGGAACAGCGGTACGCCCTCGATCTTGGCGACGGCATCCCACACCGCCATGTCGATGGTGCCGACGGCCACCGAGCGCTCGCCGTGACCGCCCGGCTTTTCGTTGATCATCATCCGGTCCCAGATTCGGAACGGGTCCAGGTTCTCCCCGGACTCGTCGACCAGGTCCTCCGGGTTCGCCTCGAGCAGCCTCGGGATGAAGCGCTCGCGCATGAGGCAGCCCTGGCCGTAGCGGCCGTTGGAGTTGAACCCATAGCCGATCACGGGCTTGCCGTCGCGGATGACATCCGTGACCACCGCGACCAGGCTCAGGGTCATGCGGCTGAAGTCGATGTAGGCGTTGCGGATGGACGAGCTGATGGGAACGGTACGCTCCCGGATCTCCACGATTCTCACGGGCTGCCCTCCTCGGGTTGATGCGACGTGCGCCCAAGGTATCCGCGTGGCGCGCCCTTGTGATTCACCTGAATTCAGATGATTATTAACTTTCAGTGAAAGACGGAATCACCACCGAACTGGAGTTCTTCGTCCTGCTCGGCCGCCTGGGCAGCCTGTCGGCGGTCGCGCGGGCGCTGGACCTGACGCCCCCAGCAGCCACCAAGCGCCTCGGGCGCCTGGAGCGCCGGCTCGGCGTGCGGCTGGTCAACCGCACCACCCGCAGCATCAGCCTGACCCCGGAGGGCGAGACCTACCTCCAGCACGCCACCCGGATCCTCGATCAGATTCGGGAGATGGAGGATGAGGTCGCCAGCAGCCGCAGCGAGCTGCGCGGGCTGCTGCGCGTCAACGCGACGCTGGGCTTCGGGCGCACGACCATCGCGCCGCTGGTCTCGGAGTTCGCCGCGCAGCATCCCCGGGTGGAAGTCCAGCTCGAGGTCACCGACCGCCCCGTGGACCTGGTGGAAACCGGCTTCGATATCGCCATCCGCTTCGGTACCCCACCGGACAGCCGTCTCAATGCCCGCCGGATCATGCCCAATCGACGCTTTCTGTGCGCTTCCCCCGCCTACCTGGAGCGCCACGGCACGCCACGAACGCTGGCGGACCTGAAGCGTCACAACTGCATCCTGCACCGCCAGAACGACGAGCCCTACGGCGTCTGGCGCTTCAGCCACGACGGGCAGAGCGAGGTGGTGAAGGTGGACGGCACCCTCTCAAGCAACGATGGCGACATCGTTCTCGGCTGGGCCCTGGACGGCCACGGCATCCTGGCGCGCTCGGAATGGGACCTCGAGAAGTACCTCGAGAGCGGCCGCCTCAGGGTCGTCCTGGCGGACCACCACCTGCCATCGGCGGACCTGTTCGTCTACTACCCGCACCGTCGCAACCAGACCTTGCGCACACGGGCGTTCATCGACTTCCTGGTGGAGCGCTTCGGCGGGCGCCGGCTGACAGCGGTGTAGGA is from Spiribacter halobius and encodes:
- a CDS encoding aspartate/glutamate racemase family protein, with protein sequence MKVIGMLGGMSWESTVPYYRTVNETVKDRLGGLHSARVLLYSVDFHDIERLQQAGDWTAAGAQLADAARALERGGAECVVLCTNTMHKVAPAIEAAVGIPLLHIADAAAAAIQAEGIGRVGLLGTRFTMEDGFYRDRLRDRHGLDVLVPGPADRAEVHRVIYEELCLGDTRAASRDAYRRVIADLVRQGAEGVILGCTEIGLLVDADDSPVPLFDTAAIHARYAAEWAQSR
- a CDS encoding DUF2589 domain-containing protein — translated: MADPDDNGGDNGAGGAAPADGEPRQNNVLSLDQLIGAPIHALVEAETQAAWATARFVRGVGFEPAQSDDPSELGGLQMVRFRRRRQRADGSEEALDVEIPLLSLLPIPALQIRDAELDYTVKIVATEATGEQQREMLGHLPAAARSAAGAPATLRATFAREERTSQRRSVDMLLRMKVRIEQSDMPEGLARLLSLAAESVSQRPAPPSPPPAEPDATTPEGEEPA
- a CDS encoding DUF2589 domain-containing protein — translated: MADANRALQSLPFGTLIGGPLDAAVEAQAKAAMTTVKFIREVGFDKNGEVNSISFTATKGDNQTTITVPLLTIVPIPFLRIDEMSIDFKANITASEESHDESSASKESSVQAKVGGSYWFVKASMQASYSSKKDSRSTKDSRYSVEHTVDVHVHAVQDDVPGGLARMLAILTNTIEEPPAPAVEKPEKKEEATRNKPAAGG
- a CDS encoding winged helix-turn-helix transcriptional regulator, with the protein product MSASGYGQFCPVAMASEVLATRWTILILRELLCGSRRFNELRRGLPRISPALLSKRLGELEELGLINRRIDVRSGSPGYELTEAGEELRPVIMSLGRWGHRWLESQLSLRNLDPSLLMWDMRRNLNPAPLPSRRITVQFLYHDVTRGQAKWWLIVDKADVENPVDLCMLDPGNEVDLYVVTDLRTMTAIWMGIETVQSALASGRLDLVGAPELQTTMQAWLGLSPFADEPKRVPAGG
- a CDS encoding class I SAM-dependent methyltransferase; translated protein: MSANAATEHNSEMESLKARLKATWECGDYGHFATYMASGALDFLERIGIQPGERVLDVACGAGQISVPAARAGARVTGLDLADNLVAQARAWAREEGVDATFDQGDAEAMPYEDASFDVVVSLIGAMFAPRPDRVAAELLRVCRPGGRIVMGNWTPEGFIGGMFRIIGKHVPPSPLMVPPAKWGDPETVKERFGSGVSSLDLTRQIYTFEYPFPPADVVEFFRVYYGPANRAFAALDDSGQEALRRDLEQWWSAHNQATDGGTRCEAEYLHVTAIRR
- a CDS encoding Crp/Fnr family transcriptional regulator, whose protein sequence is MPVPLGGILDVSGRALCRKLGAFVALTPAELSALAALQRRVRTVAPGALLVRRSQAVDRLFVLCRGWSCSSKLLPDGRRQIVNVQIPGDFVGLRGVLQRMSDRRFEPLLPVEIAEVSAAELREVIRAHPRIGAAVLWAASRDEAMLAERLLSIGRRSPRERLAHFLLELEARLTLVGLTSPGGYHCPLTQQNLADVLGLSAVHVNRVLQELRKQGLLTFQRSRVVFQDREALRRLSGFEGQYLDQDGPALP
- a CDS encoding mandelate racemase/muconate lactonizing enzyme family protein — encoded protein: MRIVEIRERTVPISSSIRNAYIDFSRMTLSLVAVVTDVIRDGKPVIGYGFNSNGRYGQGCLMRERFIPRLLEANPEDLVDESGENLDPFRIWDRMMINEKPGGHGERSVAVGTIDMAVWDAVAKIEGVPLFQLLAERFGSGEPDRKVFVYAAGGYYYPGQDDSKLKDEMQSYIDRGYTVVKKKIGGAALEEDLRRIDSVLGILQDGQMLAVDANGRFDLDTAITYAEALSRYDLFWYEEPGDPLDFELQATLRNYYERPMATGENLFSMQDARNLIRYAGLRPDRDWLQFDCALSYGLVEYLRTLDMLHQHGWSRSRCIPHGGHQMSLNIAAGLGLGGNESYPDLFQPFGGFPDGVRVEDGYVTLPDLPGIGFEGKSDLYREMKRLAE
- a CDS encoding LysR family transcriptional regulator encodes the protein MKDGITTELEFFVLLGRLGSLSAVARALDLTPPAATKRLGRLERRLGVRLVNRTTRSISLTPEGETYLQHATRILDQIREMEDEVASSRSELRGLLRVNATLGFGRTTIAPLVSEFAAQHPRVEVQLEVTDRPVDLVETGFDIAIRFGTPPDSRLNARRIMPNRRFLCASPAYLERHGTPRTLADLKRHNCILHRQNDEPYGVWRFSHDGQSEVVKVDGTLSSNDGDIVLGWALDGHGILARSEWDLEKYLESGRLRVVLADHHLPSADLFVYYPHRRNQTLRTRAFIDFLVERFGGRRLTAV